One segment of Colias croceus chromosome 15, ilColCroc2.1 DNA contains the following:
- the LOC123697945 gene encoding cytochrome P450 CYP12A2-like, with amino-acid sequence MGVVRTCVVNRILIRNIATNAALGKADVESLELKSWKEIPGPTRTMSLISNYAKIFFPKHKQAATEKPMFDMLHEMYGPIVKVDGLFGARSMVILLDAKASEEVLRGENVLPVRPGFDTLELYRRNKNKATPDSPTGLVSDHGEVWKKFRSAVNPILMQPKTIRLYRNTLREVADETITRIKSKRNASNMIEDFDLEMNLWSLESIGAIALGKRLHCLDPTLPNTSPVRQLIQTVRDIFVLVEKLEFRPNIWRYISTPTYRQIMLRYKELDRLTTQFIKEAKNELKTRDKKPNEERGVLEKLLEIDDKMATIMASDMLFAGVDTTSNSVITTLYLLANNPEKQNKLREELLSDSERRPYLKACIKESMRMLPVVMGNIRKISKDYNLLGYKIPKNTDIFFIHQYLSMLESHFPRPTEFIPERWIADKADPLYYRNADPFAFNPFGFGARSCIGRRIAELEMETFISTAIQKFRLDWIGPPIKTKLGGINYVVKPFNFVFNDI; translated from the exons ATGGGTGTCGTAAGAACATGTGTGGTGAACAGGATTTTAATAAG AAACATAGCAACAAACGCAGCCCTCGGAAAAGCAGATGTAGAGTCACTTGAACTGAAATCATGGAAGGAAATACCGGGGCCAACAAGGACGATGTCGCTTATCTCCAACTACGCGAAAATCTTCTTCCCAAAGc ATAAGCAAGCTGCAACAGAAAAGCCAATGTTCGATATGCTGCACGAAATGTACGGACCTATAGTTAAAGTAGATGGACTCTTTGGCGCGCGCTCTATGGTCATATTACTGGACGCTAAAGCATCGGAAGAA GTTCTGCGAGGCGAAAATGTTCTGCCGGTTCGGCCTGGCTTCGATACTCTAGAACTTTATAgaaggaataaaaataaagctacCCCTGACTCTCCAACTGGACTCGTGTCAGA TCACGGAGAAGTTTGGAAGAAATTTAGGTCGGCGGTGAATCCGATTTTGATGCAGCCGAAAACTATAAGACTGTACCGGAATACATTAAGAGAAGTAGCTGACGAAACTATTACCAG GATAAAATCAAAAAGAAACGCATCAAACATGATAGAGGACTTCGATTTAGAAATGAATCTGTGGTCCCTCGAGTCGATCGGCGCCATAGCGCTCGGCAAGCGTCTCCATTGCTTGGATCCCACGCTCCCGAACACTTCACCCGTAAGGCAACTCATTCAAACCGTTCGAGACATATTTGTGCTCGTTGAAAAACTGGAATTCCGTCCAAATATTTGGCGATATATCTCGACACCAACGTACAGACAGATCATGCTACGGTACAAGGAACTTGACAG ATTAACCACACAATTCATCAAAGAAGCGAAAAACGAACTGAAGACACGCGACAAAAAACCCAACGAAGAGAGAGGAGTGTTAGAAAAACTGCTTGAAATCGACGACAAAATGGCGACCATCATGGCCAGTGACATGCTTTTCGCTGGCGTTGATacg ACGTCAAACAGCGTAATAACAACTCTATATCTGCTGGCAAACAATCCGGAAAAGCAAAACAAACTGCGTGAAGAACTATTATCTGACAGCGAAAGGAGGCCATATTTAAAAGCCTGTATAAAGGAGTCAATGCGAATGTTGCCAGTCGTGATGGGAAATATAAGGAAAATATCAAAAGATTACAATTTACTGGGttataaaatacctaaaaaT ACGGACATATTCTTCATCCACCAATACTTATCCATGCTAGAGTCTCACTTCCCTCGCCCGACGGAGTTCATCCCTGAACGATGGATCGCTGACAAAGCTGACCCTTTGTACTATCGTAACGCTGACCCGTTTGCGTTCAATCCGTTCGGCTTCGGGGCCAGGAGTTGTATAG gGCGTCGTATAGCTGAATTGGAGATGGAAACTTTTATAAGTACAGCGATACAAAAGTTTCGACTCGATTGGATCGGCCCTCCGATAAAGACAAAACTGGGCGGCATTAACTACGTCGTTAAaccttttaattttgtttttaatgatatttaa